GCGTACAACCCAATCCAGACTTTTAACCTGGTCGGCCAATGCCACGCCCAAACGCGTACCTGCAATCAATACTTCAAATGGATAAGCTTTCACCTGCGTGGTCATTGGGCAGCAGAGCATCAGCCCCGTTTTGCTGTTGTAGAGCGACGGGCTAAGCACCAGTGCCGGTCTGTGCCCCGCCTGCTCATGGCCGGCTTGCGGATCAAAATGCAGCCATACGATATCGCCCGCGTCAGGCACGTAACGGCGAGCCATCAAAATACTTCATTACCGACGGCGTTGCCGAAACTGATCTCGGTATGCAGGTTCTCCGGGGTGATATCAGCCAGCAGTTGAGCAAGATCAAATTCGCTCGGGCGTACCGGCTCAATGACAATGCTGCCGCCTTCCTCGCGAACATCCACGACATCGTCCAGGCTCAAGCTTGCTGCATCCATAATGGCGGCAGGAATGCGGACTGATGCGCTATTCCCCCACTTTTTTACCAGCACGCGCATTTGAATTTCCTTGAACTTTCAATGCTGACACAATATCTCATCGAAAATCGGGTTGCAACAATGTCGATACATCACTTTCACCAAGAATACCTTCCCGGAGCAAAACTTGCGATCAGGTTGTCGTAGTTTCAGAGACATTTCCCCTGCCCACATCGCGCAACAGCAGCGCCAATAATGTAATCACTACCGGCGTGATATGCATGATCAGGCGGTTGGCGCTGGTGAAATCTTCGGCCCAGCGCGAGGCTTCGGTGAAGAAAAACAGCACGAATAAAAACAGCCCGCACAACAGCAACAAACTACCGAGTAATTGAATGTTTTCGTGGCGCGGAAATTCGCGCCAGCGCAGCACGATAATCAGCGGCGCGAGAAACCACAGCAAGTGCCAGTTCGGCAGCGAATATAGTGTCGCAAACATTTCGCGACCGACCGAATGCCATTGCAACAACAGCGTGCCCATCGCCGGAATGTCAATTTCGCCCCACGCTATTCGCACCAGCCCGAGGCCGGGCAACGGCAGCTCGAATCCGCCAATCGCCAGACCAAAAATGCTGATCAAAAGCGTGGCGACAATCAACCACCAGCGGGCGCGTAGCGGCAAAACACCGAGGAATGCCATACTGAAAAAACATACCATCCAGACCGTGCCTTCCAGCTTGAGCGCCGGCAGACAAAGTCCCAGGACCAATGCGGCGATCAATTGCGCGGGGCGGCGTTGCTGCAGCCATATCAACCACACCAGCACCGCCATGCCAAACAACGCGGCCAGCCACAAATCCGCATAACCGGCGAGCGCGACATGCGCGTTCAAAAGCGGCAGCGAGCCAAGCGCGTAGATGGCGATCATGGCGCGCAGCGGCGCAAGGCTCAGTTCGCGAAGTTGTGCATACGTGGCCAGTAATAATGCGATCCAGATGCCGACCCACGGCAGGTTGACCATCGGTTCGTTCCACTCGCCGGCCGCGCTCGCAAACCATACCTGCATCCAGCCCAGCAGCGTTGGGTAATGCCAAGTGACCGTGGTGCGCAACGCGCTGTCCGTCTGCGCCAACCAGACCGATGCCGAGACATATTTTTCGCCAGACCCCAGCAGATACCAGCTTTTCGGTTTTACTGCCCAGGCGGCCCACGCATCCCATGGAAATGTCGGTCGCAGCCAGACCTCATCGAGCAAGACGAAGGCACGTATCAGCAACAAAACGATGAGGAAGAAAAACAGCGCCCGATGCCACGAACGCAACGGCGCATAGCACGGTAACGTCGCCCTCGTAATGCCGAATTTCCAACTCCAGGCCCAACCGATTGCCGCGATCAATGCCAGCGCCGGCCCGGCATGTCGCAACGCATGTTGGGTGTCGTCACTGGACAATGCGGCCGTCAATGTGCCGGCCAACAACATTCCAACCAGATAACCATAACCGACAACACCGGCCCACTGCGCAGAGCTGCGCACGCGACCCAGCGCAATCTGCCACAAGCCCATTCCGGCCAGGAGCGGCAACAACCATGCGATCAAAATCTCAAGCATTTTTTATGCTCCGCAATGCATCGCCCGCGCGAACGCGACCAGCAAAAAAAGGCGCGCGGCGAAGTCGCACATTCATGGCGTCCCGCTGATGCGATATACGCTGAGCGAGCGTGTTTCCAGTAATGGCATGACGGGATAGCTGAGTTCGCCGATGTGCAATTGCGCATGAGTCGCATCGTATACAGATTCCTGCACGTGGTAATAAACGACCACGCTACCTTCGGCGAGATGCGTAATCGGCCCGCCATCGATCGGCGTGTGTCCGAGCAAACCCGCCACCCAGCCTAGCGGTTCGACGTTAGCCGGTAACAGGTGATACACCAGCCGCAACAGTTCGTAGGGCGAATCATCGGCCACCAGCACATGGGTATTCGCAGGTTGGGCGTGTAACGCCTCGCGAACGCGCGCGGCGACATCGAGCAGCGGCGCATCGGCAATCATGCGTGAGCGCTCGTCCCAGGATTTTCCGGCATACATGTCACGCGTCAAACCGTTCTTCCAGAACAATCCACTTTGCCAATTCATATCGAGCAGCAACCACGTCGCTGCGACGCAGACAAACGCGCCGAGGCCGATCTGCCGACTGCGCCAGCGCAGAATCAGCATCCCGAGTAGAAACGCGATCGCGCTCCATACCGCCAACGCGAGCACCAGCGAAAATTTGCGCGGCGTATCGATATCGCGCCCGAGCGCATGCACCGAGCGCATGCTCCACGACCAATGCGCAAACCAGTCGGTCAACAATGCCGACACCGCGCCGTTGGCGGACGGCGACCACAACTCGGCCTGCATCAAGTTGAATGGATGGAAACCCTGCCCTTTGGCCACCAGTTGCGCGGTCGGAAATTCGGCGAATCCGACTTCAAGAATGTCACCGCGCCATGCTGGAATCGTGCGCAGGTCATAACTTTTTGTGCCGTTTTCCGGGCGCGGCAGCGCGATCGCATGCACATCGCCAGGGGTATCGGCGCGACGAAATATCAGCGAGAGTTCGAGAGTGCGCGGAAAATTTTCGAAGCCATAACGCAATACCGGATAGTCATCCGCACCGACGTGATCGAGCGCGATCGTCTGCACGGCGTTATCGTCATCGCCGACCGATCCAATATTCAACGCATCTTCGTCCTGTGCGCCAGCGCCGGATACCACGCGAAAATTCGCTCCGTGCAAGGTGATGCGATGCGCGGGTTGCAATGGCATATGCCACGATGCATCGGCGGCGAAAAAAAGCAGTAATAGCGTGCATGCGAACAAGGCGAACGCGTAAACACCTGCGCGTATCACGCGGGCACCATCGCTGCGATACGTTCAAGTTCGAGCTCGCTGAAACCGGCGCGCAGACGTGCCTCGGTATTGAACGGACCACGCAAGCTGCCGCGCAAATGGAGCGCGAGCAATTCATCGAAAGTATTGGCCGGATCGGAGCCGATCTGCGCGCAACACCACGCAAACCAGCGTGAACCGGCAGCTACGTGCGCGACCTCTTCATCGAGGATGACTTCGAGGATGGCAACGGTTTGCAGATCACCGACCGCACGCAAGCGCATTATCATGCCCGGCGTCACATCCAGCCCGCGCGCTTCGAGCACACGCGGCACCAGCGCCATGCGCGCCAGACATGAACCAGCCGTCTTTACGGCCATTTCCCATAGACCATCGTGAGCGTCAAAATCACCGTAGGCATAACCAAGCTCGGCCAGACGCGCGCTGAGCAAACTGAAATGGCGTGCTTCATCGGCGGCAATCCCGATCCAGTCGAAATAATACTCCAGCGGCAAACCACGGAATCGATAGACCGCATCCAGCGCGAGGTTGATGGCATTAAATTCGATATGCGCAACGGCGTGAATCAACGCAACACGACCTTCGCTGCTACCGAGTTTGCGTTGCGGCAGATGGCGTGGATCGACCAGCAGCGGGCGCGACGGACGCCCGGGATTTGCTATCGGCGACGGCGATGATGAGTCAGCGAAATCGAACTGGCCTGATGCAAACCGGCTCGCCAGCGCTGTTGTCAGTGCAATTTTTTCTTGCGGATCGGTGCAGTCGAGACACTGCCCGACGGCGCTGAAAAGATTCGCATCGAGGGAATCTGCAATGGTGTTCACTTGTTTTCCTCGAGTTGTCGAATCATTCGTTGTCTCGTCAGGCACGATGTTCAACCGCAGGATCGCAAGTCGCATGCGTAGCACGGAAAATAGTCAGTCCAGTGTACAACGTGGCTCGATGCAAAAATCGGACAGGATGCACAAACTGTTGCGCCCTTGTTAGCGCCGCAAGCTCACACTCTCAGGAGACTTGGCGACGCTTGAGCTTGGCGTCATCCGAGCGCGCGAACTCGAGCTCGCTCAGATAGGTCGGCTCGACGCCGGTCACGTACTCGCCAGAGAAACACGAGGTATCGAAGTGCGTCAGCTTTTCGTTGCCTTCGGCGACCGCGCCGATCAGGTCAGAAAGATCCAGATACACCAGCCAATCCGCACCGAGGATGGATTGCACTTCGGCTTCGGTACGACCGTGCGCGACCAGTTCGGCCGTCACCGGCATGTCGATGCCATAGACATTCGGATAACGCACCGGCGGCGCCGCCGAGGCAAAGTATACTTTTTTCGCTCCGGCATCGCGTGCCATCTGGATGATCTGTTTCGACGTGGTGCCGCGCACGATCGAATCGTCGACCAGCAGCACAACCTTGTTGCGGAATTCGAGATGGATCGCATTGAGCTTGCGCCGCACCGATTTCACGCGCTCGCTCTGCCCGGGCATGATGAAGGTGCGGCCGATGTAATGGTTTTTGACGAAACCCTCGCGGAACGGCACGCCGAGTGCGGTCGCGAGCGAACTCGCCGCCGTGCGCGCGGTGTCGGGAATCGGAATGATCGCGTCGATATCGTGATCGGGCATCAGCCGCGCAATCTTCGCCGCGAGACGCTCGCCCATGCGCAGACGCGCCTTGTACACCGAGACATCCTCAATCATCGAATCCGGGCGTGCGAGGTAGACGTATTCGAAAATGCACGGCGCATGTTGCTGCAATTCGGCGCACTGGCGCGTGTGCAGACTGCCATCGAATCCCAGCAACACACATTCACCTGGCGCGATATCACGCAGGCGGCGGAAACCCAGAATATCCAGCGCGACCGATTCGGACGCGACCGCATATTCGATGCCGTCCGGCGTATCGCGTTCGCCGAGTACAGCCGGGCGAATGCCGTGCGGATCGCGAAACGCCACGATGCCATAACCAAGCAGCAGACTGATCACTGCGTAGCCGCCGCGCGCGCGGGCATGCACGCCGGCGACGGCCTTGAAAATATGATCGGGCGTAAGCGTGTGGCGATCCTGAATCTGCAATTCGTGCGCGAATACATTCAGCAGCACTTCGGAATCGGAATCGGTATTCAGGTGACGACGATCGTCCTCGACCATCTCGCGGCGCAATTTATCCGCGTTGATGATGTTGCCGTTGTGCGCGAGCGCGATGCCGTATGGCGAGTTGACATATAACGGCTGTGCCTCGGCGGTGCCTTCCGAACCGGCGGTCGGATAACGGCAATGGCCGATACCGGCATGGCCGCGCAATTGCAGCATGTCATCGCGCTGGAACACATCGCGCACCAAGCCATTGGCCTTGTGCAAACGCAGGCGCGTGCCATCGACGGTGGCGATTCCGGCAGCATCCTGGCCGCGATGTTGCAGCACAGTCAGCGCGTCGTACAACGCGCCAGCGACTTCCGATTTGCCGACGATTCCGATGATTCCGCACATGGGGCAAAGCTCGTATTGGTGGTAACGATGAAGGTGCGTTTTTTATGCATCAAAGCATGGGACGGCGGTTGAAACTGGGCGTATATCAGGCCGATTTCTCGCTCGAAGCCGGGCCACCGCTCGCATAGTCTGCGCCTATTTTACCGTGCCGTATCGTTGTGCGCATGTTTGTTAAACCGAAAATCCGCGCTTATGCCGTTCGGGGATGTGACTAACTCAAACAGAACTCGGCTTCGATCAGATATAGCCGTCAGCAGCAATCACAATGTGGATGAAGTACGGCGCTGCCAAATTTACATTTCACTTTGTCGCGCCATGCGCTGGTGGCGTCGGGATTGGCGGCGTAGCAGACGCAGGTGCTTGCGCGGGAGTGGCTGGCGGCATACCGGCCGGTATCGGCAGCAGCCCGCGCAAATCCAGGTACTTCGTGACATTGGGTGGCAGGCGTGCAGACAGCCATTCCGCGCCGGCCTGAAAGCTCGGCAGCAATTGCGATTCATGCCACCACGGATCGCGCGGAAACGGCGTGAAGCCAAGAATCAGCACCGCGAACGTGACCAGCAACAGGCCACGCGCCAATCCGAAAAACATGCCGAGCAATCGATCGCTGCCGGAAAGACCGCTACCGGCGATCAGCTTGCGCATGAAAAATCCGACCAGCGCGCCGAGAATCAGCACGCCGACAAAACAGATCACATACGCGAGGATCAAGCGTACCGACGGCACCGGAATCGGCGTGGTGAATTTGTCGGCGAGTTCCGCGCCGAAATTCCACGCGATCCAGAACGCTAGAATCCAGCAAGCGAGTGCGAGCACTTCGCCGATAAAGCCGCGCCACAATCCCATCAAGACCGACAGCGCCAAAACGCCGATGACGCAATAGTCGGCCCAGTTCAGCAGCGTCGACATGGATCGAATCCTGCGTTCGCAAAACTCACGGCTGGGTTACGACGATGCCGTCGAGCTGCAGCTTCTGCTTGAGCGATGTCCGCA
The sequence above is drawn from the Pseudolysobacter antarcticus genome and encodes:
- a CDS encoding CvpA family protein, which codes for MSTLLNWADYCVIGVLALSVLMGLWRGFIGEVLALACWILAFWIAWNFGAELADKFTTPIPVPSVRLILAYVICFVGVLILGALVGFFMRKLIAGSGLSGSDRLLGMFFGLARGLLLVTFAVLILGFTPFPRDPWWHESQLLPSFQAGAEWLSARLPPNVTKYLDLRGLLPIPAGMPPATPAQAPASATPPIPTPPAHGATK
- a CDS encoding ferritin-like domain-containing protein, translating into MNTIADSLDANLFSAVGQCLDCTDPQEKIALTTALASRFASGQFDFADSSSPSPIANPGRPSRPLLVDPRHLPQRKLGSSEGRVALIHAVAHIEFNAINLALDAVYRFRGLPLEYYFDWIGIAADEARHFSLLSARLAELGYAYGDFDAHDGLWEMAVKTAGSCLARMALVPRVLEARGLDVTPGMIMRLRAVGDLQTVAILEVILDEEVAHVAAGSRWFAWCCAQIGSDPANTFDELLALHLRGSLRGPFNTEARLRAGFSELELERIAAMVPA
- the purF gene encoding amidophosphoribosyltransferase; this encodes MCGIIGIVGKSEVAGALYDALTVLQHRGQDAAGIATVDGTRLRLHKANGLVRDVFQRDDMLQLRGHAGIGHCRYPTAGSEGTAEAQPLYVNSPYGIALAHNGNIINADKLRREMVEDDRRHLNTDSDSEVLLNVFAHELQIQDRHTLTPDHIFKAVAGVHARARGGYAVISLLLGYGIVAFRDPHGIRPAVLGERDTPDGIEYAVASESVALDILGFRRLRDIAPGECVLLGFDGSLHTRQCAELQQHAPCIFEYVYLARPDSMIEDVSVYKARLRMGERLAAKIARLMPDHDIDAIIPIPDTARTAASSLATALGVPFREGFVKNHYIGRTFIMPGQSERVKSVRRKLNAIHLEFRNKVVLLVDDSIVRGTTSKQIIQMARDAGAKKVYFASAAPPVRYPNVYGIDMPVTAELVAHGRTEAEVQSILGADWLVYLDLSDLIGAVAEGNEKLTHFDTSCFSGEYVTGVEPTYLSELEFARSDDAKLKRRQVS
- the mazF gene encoding endoribonuclease MazF, with the translated sequence MARRYVPDAGDIVWLHFDPQAGHEQAGHRPALVLSPSLYNSKTGLMLCCPMTTQVKAYPFEVLIAGTRLGVALADQVKSLDWVVRRASYKGKVSTAELAEVRAKIFSLLGKS
- a CDS encoding AbrB/MazE/SpoVT family DNA-binding domain-containing protein; the protein is MRVLVKKWGNSASVRIPAAIMDAASLSLDDVVDVREEGGSIVIEPVRPSEFDLAQLLADITPENLHTEISFGNAVGNEVF